From a single Apium graveolens cultivar Ventura chromosome 2, ASM990537v1, whole genome shotgun sequence genomic region:
- the LOC141699666 gene encoding uncharacterized protein LOC141699666: MVYSFKKLGGRPHSRRLLEGFSYTVLECRLEDLGFVGCEFTWEKFRVTPNWIQERLDRGFANQRFRNLFPNAVVHVLEVSTSDHLPLLLNLNMQVYMPKAKRFCFENIWVRESECLNLVRDNWNVNGNESIMEKIEYVCLKLEEWGGGKVKEMESDCLNLVRDIWNVNGNESIMEKIEYVCLKLEE, from the coding sequence ATGGTGTACAGTTTCAAAAAATTGGGAGGGAGACCACACTCAAGAAGGTTATTGGAAGGTTTTAGTTATACTGTACTAGAGTGTAGGTTGGAGGACCTTGGTTTTGTTGGGTGCGAGTTTACATGGGAAAAATTTAGAGTAACGCCAAATTGGATACAGGAACGGCTTGATCGAGGATTTGCAAATCAGAGGTTTAGAAATTTATTTCCAAATGCGGTGGTCCATGTTCTTGAGGTATCTACTTCAGATCACTTGCCATTGCTTTTGAATCTAAATATGCAAGTTTATATGCCAAAAGCTAAAAGATTCTGTTTCGAAAATATCTGGGTTCGGGAAAGTGAATGTTTAAATCTAGTACGAGACAACTGGAATGTGAACGGGAATGAGAGTATAATGGAGAAAATAGAGTACGTGTGTCTCAAGTTAGAAGAATGGGGAGGAGGAAAAGTGAAGGAGATGGAAAGTGACTGTTTAAATCTAGTACGAGACATCTGGAATGTGAACGGGAATGAGAGTATAATGGAGAAAATAGAGTACGTGTGTCTCAAGTTAGAAGAATGA